CCCGAACTCGAAAAAACCATCGAGGCGATCCCCGGTGGGGAGCGGCTGCATCGCTGCTGGCAGTGCGGTTCGTGCACCAACGCCTGCACCATGAACGCCCTGAATCCCGACTTCAATCCTCGCTACTGGATCTACCTGATCCGGCTGGGTTTGATGGACGAGATCGCTAAGAACAAAGAGATCATTTGGCAGTGCGTGTCGTGCAACAAGTGCACCCACATCTGCCCCAAAGATGTCCGCCCCGAGGCGGTGATGAAAGCGTTGTCGCACCATATGGAGCATGTCGGACTCACCCCGACCACCCAATCGACCATCTTCGACGAGGAGTTCACCGAGCAGATTCTGCAACGGGGCCGCATCGAGGACGGGCAGGTGCTGGTGCAGTACATGCAAAAGAGTGGTCAGTCGCTCAACCAAACGTGGCTGGTGAAGTTGATGAAAGCGACCATGCGCCACCTGCCCGTCGGGCATCTGGTCCACATGGGGCTCCACTTCCTGATACCGCCCAAAACCCGCCAGTGGAAGAAGACCGGCGCGGTGTTGCGCCGTTATGTCGAAAAGCAGAAAGGGGCGGTGTCCCATGGCTAAGAAGGTTGCCTACTACCCCGGTTGTGCCCTGGAGGGGAGCGGTTCCCCCTACGATCACTCCACTAAGGAGCTGGTCGGTCACCTCGGCCTAGAGATGGTCAACATCAAGGACTACAACTGCTGCGGGGCGATGGAGGCCAAGAACATCCATCCCATGCTGCAAACCTATATGTCGGCCCGAAACCTTGCCATCGCGGGCGAGAAAATGGGTTTCGATACCGTCATGGCCCCCTGCAACGGTTGCTACCACAACCTGAAAAAGGCGGAGTACGAGCTCTCCCATGAGCCGAGCTCCCTCAAGACGGTCAACGAGCTGGCGGCCGAGGCGGGCGATCCCGAATACAAGGGCAACGTCACCACCCTGCACCTGCTCGAATGGCTGATGCAAGAGATCGGTCCCGAGGGGATCAAAGCGCGGGTCAAGAACAAGCTGGCCGGGCTGAAGATCGCCTGCTACTACGGCTGCATGTACACCCGTCCTCGGCAGATCTACCCCGAGAAAGACAAGGGGCCCGGCTCGGAATCGACCTACAAGCCCTACTACATGGACGAGCTGCTGCGGGCGGCGGGGGCGCAGATCGTCGACTACCCCCTGAAGACCCATTGCTGCGGCGGCGCCCACACCTTGTCGGACAGCGACACCTCGACCCAGTTGGTGCTCAAGCTGATCGACGCCGCCGACGAGATCGGGGCCGACATCATTGCCACCGAG
Above is a genomic segment from Proteobacteria bacterium CG1_02_64_396 containing:
- a CDS encoding disulfide reductase, with protein sequence MAKKVAYYPGCALEGSGSPYDHSTKELVGHLGLEMVNIKDYNCCGAMEAKNIHPMLQTYMSARNLAIAGEKMGFDTVMAPCNGCYHNLKKAEYELSHEPSSLKTVNELAAEAGDPEYKGNVTTLHLLEWLMQEIGPEGIKARVKNKLAGLKIACYYGCMYTRPRQIYPEKDKGPGSESTYKPYYMDELLRAAGAQIVDYPLKTHCCGGAHTLSDSDTSTQLVLKLIDAADEIGADIIATECPTCHSGLELHQIRGEDVLGRKTEARIVYFTQLLGLALGIPARKLHIHDNISDAIPLLKAKGLI
- a CDS encoding heterodisulfide reductase subunit C; translated protein: MPIHEKHLIEPERLLENDNLIVDGVDVSGHWNTMIQPRTIKAYDPELEKTIEAIPGGERLHRCWQCGSCTNACTMNALNPDFNPRYWIYLIRLGLMDEIAKNKEIIWQCVSCNKCTHICPKDVRPEAVMKALSHHMEHVGLTPTTQSTIFDEEFTEQILQRGRIEDGQVLVQYMQKSGQSLNQTWLVKLMKATMRHLPVGHLVHMGLHFLIPPKTRQWKKTGAVLRRYVEKQKGAVSHG